The following coding sequences are from one Paracoccus alcaliphilus window:
- the modA gene encoding molybdate ABC transporter substrate-binding protein, translated as MLRPALCAVALSLTALPALADNVTVFAAASLKNALDEFAADFSGETGHEVTISYAGSNALAKQIVEGAPADIFISANVEWVDEVETAGLVDVRNDLLGNKLVLIGHGQGAEPVALSAETPLADLLGGEKLAMALIDSVPAGQYGKAALENLGLWDSVQADVAQSDNVRAALALVATGEAPFGIVYATDAAAEDNVTIVGEFPADSYPEIIYPAALLTNAEDEADRAFYDALSGEAADEIFARHGFSVTD; from the coding sequence ATGCTTCGCCCTGCCCTTTGCGCCGTTGCGCTGTCGCTGACCGCCCTGCCCGCGCTGGCTGACAATGTGACCGTGTTCGCCGCCGCCTCGCTGAAGAACGCGCTGGATGAATTCGCCGCCGATTTCTCCGGGGAAACCGGGCATGAGGTGACGATTTCCTATGCCGGATCGAACGCGCTGGCCAAGCAGATCGTCGAGGGCGCGCCCGCCGACATCTTCATCTCGGCCAATGTCGAATGGGTGGACGAGGTCGAAACCGCCGGTCTGGTTGACGTTCGCAACGATCTGCTGGGCAACAAGCTGGTGCTGATCGGTCACGGTCAGGGGGCCGAGCCGGTCGCGCTGTCCGCCGAGACCCCGCTGGCCGATCTGCTGGGCGGGGAAAAGCTGGCAATGGCGCTGATCGATTCCGTGCCTGCCGGTCAATATGGCAAGGCCGCGCTGGAAAACCTCGGCCTGTGGGACAGCGTTCAGGCCGATGTCGCGCAATCCGACAATGTCCGCGCCGCGCTGGCGCTGGTCGCAACCGGAGAGGCGCCCTTCGGCATCGTCTATGCCACCGATGCCGCCGCCGAGGACAACGTCACCATCGTCGGTGAATTTCCCGCCGACAGCTATCCCGAGATCATCTATCCCGCCGCGCTGCTGACCAATGCCGAGGACGAGGCCGACCGCGCCTTCTATGACGCCTTGTCGGGCGAGGCCGCGGATGAGATCTTTGCCCGGCATGGATTCTCGGTGACGGATTGA
- a CDS encoding formate dehydrogenase subunit delta — translation MSPEKMVMMANQIATFFNTQPGDQATERVAGHLRDFWAPAMRDQLKDYVAAGGEGLNPTVTAAAAQL, via the coding sequence ATGTCGCCTGAGAAAATGGTGATGATGGCGAACCAGATCGCCACATTCTTCAACACCCAGCCCGGCGATCAGGCCACCGAACGGGTGGCGGGTCATCTGCGCGATTTCTGGGCGCCGGCGATGCGCGACCAGCTCAAGGACTATGTCGCGGCAGGCGGCGAGGGGCTGAACCCCACCGTCACCGCCGCCGCCGCGCAGCTGTAA
- a CDS encoding diacylglycerol/lipid kinase family protein, translated as MQQDKPFDLSRTRACVIFNHSSGSKDDAVFRQTVTDALSPHLAGLEWRVTENGGDLAGLARSAVSDGFDLVIAAGGDGTQSAVAGALAGTDAVMAVLPGGTFNYFARDLGVGETLEDALDTIRDSVARPVDLGWINDLIFLNNVSFGAYPHILKTREGIYRRWGRSRIAAYWSVLVALRRLRRPMQITARVDGEEQHFSTALIFVAKSAYQLDVFGLDGADAIRGGRFAVLIAKAKRPMPLMRSALRLAVGRSAKDSDFDLIVTDELTIDTRKRTQLVAHDGEKTRMQAPFRLKVLHDALRVLLPADGQSKTEGAE; from the coding sequence ATGCAGCAGGACAAGCCCTTCGACCTTTCGCGGACCCGTGCCTGCGTCATCTTCAACCACAGCTCGGGCAGCAAGGACGACGCGGTCTTTCGCCAGACGGTGACCGACGCCCTCAGCCCGCATCTGGCCGGGCTGGAATGGCGGGTGACGGAAAACGGCGGGGATCTGGCCGGGCTGGCGCGCAGCGCGGTCAGCGACGGTTTCGATCTGGTGATCGCGGCGGGCGGGGACGGCACACAATCGGCGGTGGCGGGCGCGCTGGCCGGGACGGATGCAGTCATGGCGGTGCTGCCGGGCGGGACCTTCAACTATTTCGCCCGTGATCTGGGTGTGGGCGAAACGCTGGAGGACGCGCTGGACACGATCCGCGACAGCGTGGCGCGGCCTGTCGATCTGGGCTGGATCAACGATCTGATCTTCCTCAACAATGTCAGTTTCGGCGCCTATCCCCACATTCTGAAGACCCGGGAGGGCATCTATCGCCGCTGGGGCCGGTCGCGGATCGCGGCCTATTGGTCGGTGCTGGTCGCCCTGCGTCGCTTGCGCCGCCCAATGCAGATCACCGCCCGCGTCGATGGAGAAGAACAGCATTTCAGCACCGCGCTGATCTTTGTGGCCAAAAGCGCCTATCAGCTGGATGTGTTCGGGCTGGACGGGGCAGATGCCATTCGCGGCGGCCGGTTCGCGGTGCTGATCGCCAAGGCGAAACGGCCGATGCCGCTGATGCGCTCGGCCTTGCGGCTGGCGGTAGGGCGCAGCGCGAAGGACAGCGATTTCGACCTGATCGTCACCGATGAGCTGACCATAGACACCAGAAAGCGCACGCAACTGGTTGCCCATGATGGCGAAAAGACCCGGATGCAGGCGCCTTTCCGGCTGAAGGTGCTGCATGACGCGCTGCGCGTGCTGCTGCCCGCCGACGGGCAAAGCAAGACCGAAGGTGCCGAATGA
- the modB gene encoding molybdate ABC transporter permease subunit — MTDWLTPEAWQAVRLSLRVSLWAVAASLPLGILIAYALARWRFPGHGLLNGLVHLPLVLPPVVTGYLLLLTFGRRGTVGQFLDQWFGIVFAFRWTGAALAAAIMAFPLMVRAIRLAIEAVDPKLEQAASTLGASRIWVFLTVTLPLILPGIIAGAILAFAKAIGEFGATITFVSNIPGQTQTLPSAIYAFLQVPGGEGPAARLVVIAIIIAMSALFLSEWVSRVIARRIRGE; from the coding sequence TTGACGGACTGGCTGACCCCCGAGGCGTGGCAGGCGGTGCGGTTGTCGCTCAGGGTTTCGCTCTGGGCGGTGGCAGCCAGCCTGCCATTGGGTATCCTCATCGCCTATGCGCTGGCGCGCTGGCGGTTTCCGGGGCACGGGCTGCTGAACGGGCTGGTGCATCTGCCGCTGGTGCTGCCGCCGGTCGTCACCGGCTATCTGCTGCTGCTGACCTTCGGGCGGCGCGGCACGGTGGGGCAGTTCCTTGACCAGTGGTTCGGCATCGTCTTTGCCTTTCGCTGGACCGGCGCGGCGCTGGCTGCCGCAATCATGGCCTTCCCGCTGATGGTCCGCGCCATCCGGCTGGCGATAGAGGCGGTGGACCCGAAGCTTGAACAGGCGGCCTCGACCCTTGGCGCATCGCGCATCTGGGTGTTCCTGACCGTGACCCTGCCGCTGATCCTGCCCGGCATCATCGCCGGCGCTATCCTGGCCTTCGCCAAGGCCATCGGCGAATTCGGCGCCACCATCACCTTCGTATCGAACATTCCCGGCCAGACGCAGACCCTGCCCTCGGCCATCTATGCTTTCCTTCAGGTGCCGGGTGGCGAAGGCCCCGCCGCGCGGCTGGTCGTGATCGCGATCATCATCGCCATGAGCGCGCTGTTCCTGTCGGAATGGGTGTCGCGCGTCATCGCCCGACGGATCAGGGGCGAATGA
- the modC gene encoding molybdenum ABC transporter ATP-binding protein encodes MPAKLSVAIRHQFPGFTLDAAFDAPAGLTALFGQSGSGKTTIVNAVAGLMRPQQGRIEADGLILSDSRSGRFLPPHRRGVGYVFQEARLFPHLTVRQNLLYGRWFSGRDGADLSRIVDLLGIGHLLKRRPAALSGGERQRVAIGRAILSNPRFLLMDEPLAALDDSRKAEILPYLERLRDEAGLPILYVSHSAPEVARLATTIVLIGDGRVVAAGPAARILSDPATAPALGVAEAGAILPARVEALEPDGLMRLTCAAGPVWLSAQEGLVPGTSLRLRILARDVMLARHRPEQVSALNILPVTVRDMAPDGDSGMLVRLDAGAEALLARITRRSVQGLDLQPGQPVFAVLKAVSVAPGSVGKGSVS; translated from the coding sequence ATGCCTGCGAAATTGTCGGTCGCCATCCGCCACCAGTTCCCCGGCTTTACGCTGGATGCCGCCTTTGACGCACCTGCGGGCCTGACCGCGCTGTTTGGGCAGTCGGGTTCGGGCAAGACCACCATCGTCAATGCCGTCGCCGGGCTGATGCGCCCGCAGCAGGGCCGGATCGAGGCCGACGGGCTGATCCTGTCCGACAGCCGCAGCGGGCGGTTCCTGCCGCCGCATCGGCGCGGCGTCGGCTATGTCTTTCAGGAGGCACGGCTGTTTCCGCATCTGACGGTGCGGCAGAACCTGCTGTATGGGCGCTGGTTTTCGGGGCGCGACGGGGCTGATCTGTCGCGCATCGTCGATCTGCTGGGCATCGGCCATCTGCTGAAACGCCGCCCCGCCGCCCTGTCCGGGGGCGAGCGTCAGCGCGTCGCCATCGGTCGCGCGATCCTGTCGAACCCGCGCTTTCTGCTGATGGACGAGCCGCTGGCGGCGCTGGACGATTCCCGCAAGGCCGAGATCCTGCCCTATCTGGAACGCCTGCGCGACGAGGCCGGGCTGCCGATCCTCTATGTCAGCCATTCCGCGCCCGAGGTCGCGCGGCTGGCCACGACTATCGTTCTGATCGGCGACGGACGGGTGGTCGCGGCCGGACCCGCAGCCCGGATCCTGTCCGATCCTGCCACCGCCCCGGCGCTTGGCGTGGCCGAGGCCGGGGCGATCCTGCCCGCCCGTGTCGAGGCGCTGGAGCCCGACGGGCTGATGCGGCTGACCTGCGCCGCCGGGCCGGTCTGGCTGTCCGCGCAAGAGGGGCTGGTGCCGGGCACGTCCCTGCGGCTGCGGATTCTGGCGCGGGACGTGATGCTGGCGCGGCACCGGCCCGAACAGGTCTCGGCGCTGAACATCCTGCCGGTGACGGTGCGTGACATGGCCCCCGATGGCGACAGCGGCATGCTGGTGCGGCTGGATGCGGGGGCCGAGGCGCTGCTGGCCCGGATCACCCGCCGCTCGGTTCAGGGACTTGACTTGCAGCCGGGTCAGCCGGTCTTTGCGGTGCTCAAGGCGGTGTCGGTCGCGCCCGGTTCGGTCGGCAAGGGTTCGGTTTCCTGA
- a CDS encoding metallophosphoesterase family protein yields the protein MTRILHLSDLHFGFHRRALTDDLLHRVNDVRADLVVVTGDVTHRAKPAQYARAAQFLKGIETDWIAMPGNHDVPLFNPLLRLLRPWARFRQTISDQLAPSWRSGNVQVLALNSADPFAIQRGVLRRGQVAAAMARINPDLTNIVALHHPLQHRPGVDKNLARRAALTLEMLESVGAQIVLSGHLHVWSAGALLDPVAGGRVLQIQAGTALCARPGDMRNEFCVLDIRGPELTIERHVAPMDHPGFLPPEYLHFSRVSGRWHPGGHDPDQETEPLPTEPGATDTALSTAKTG from the coding sequence ATGACCCGCATCCTGCACCTCTCGGACCTGCATTTTGGCTTTCACCGTCGCGCCCTGACCGACGACTTGCTGCATCGCGTCAATGATGTCCGCGCCGATCTGGTGGTGGTCACCGGCGATGTGACCCATCGCGCCAAGCCCGCGCAATATGCCCGCGCGGCGCAGTTCCTGAAGGGGATAGAGACCGACTGGATCGCCATGCCGGGCAACCATGATGTGCCGCTGTTCAATCCGCTGCTGCGGCTGCTGCGGCCCTGGGCGCGGTTCCGGCAGACGATCTCGGACCAGCTTGCGCCTTCGTGGCGGTCGGGAAATGTGCAGGTGCTGGCGCTGAACAGCGCCGATCCCTTCGCCATCCAGCGCGGTGTGTTGCGGCGGGGGCAGGTGGCGGCGGCGATGGCGCGGATCAACCCCGATCTGACGAATATCGTCGCGCTGCATCACCCCTTGCAGCACCGCCCCGGCGTGGACAAGAACCTTGCACGGCGGGCGGCGCTGACGCTGGAGATGCTGGAATCAGTCGGGGCGCAGATCGTTCTCAGCGGCCATCTGCATGTCTGGTCGGCGGGGGCCTTGCTGGACCCGGTGGCGGGCGGGCGCGTCTTGCAAATACAGGCGGGCACCGCGCTGTGCGCCCGGCCCGGCGACATGCGCAACGAATTCTGCGTGCTGGACATTCGCGGCCCGGAACTGACCATCGAGCGTCATGTGGCGCCGATGGACCATCCCGGCTTTCTGCCGCCCGAATATCTGCATTTCTCGCGCGTTTCGGGGCGCTGGCATCCGGGGGGCCACGATCCCGATCAGGAAACCGAACCCTTGCCGACCGAACCGGGCGCGACCGACACCGCCTTGAGCACCGCAAAGACCGGCTGA
- the fdhD gene encoding formate dehydrogenase accessory sulfurtransferase FdhD — protein MTLPTPTQTADALSVRTGSRVQVTRSLPEETPVAMVYDGTTHAVMMASPSDIEDFALGFSLTEGIVTDPAQIAEIEVVAHDKGVEARMWLAEDRGEALAARRRTLAGPVGCGLCGIDSLDQAIRVLPDLTGIGPILSEAQVMSATEDLRGWQPMHDLTRAVHATGFMLPGQGIVLTREDVGRHNALDKLIGAMNRQGIDAARGAFVLTSRVSVEMVQKCAMAGAGIIIAVSAPTAHALRLAQGAGLTLAAFARGQGFDLFSHPQRLKHEVSDVA, from the coding sequence TTGACCCTGCCGACGCCGACCCAGACTGCTGACGCGCTGTCCGTCCGAACGGGCAGTCGCGTTCAGGTGACCCGCTCGCTGCCTGAGGAAACGCCGGTGGCGATGGTCTATGACGGCACCACCCATGCGGTGATGATGGCCAGCCCCAGCGATATCGAGGATTTCGCGCTGGGGTTTTCCCTGACCGAGGGCATCGTCACCGATCCGGCCCAGATCGCCGAGATCGAGGTCGTGGCCCATGACAAGGGCGTCGAGGCCCGCATGTGGCTGGCCGAGGACCGGGGCGAGGCTTTGGCCGCGCGTCGCCGGACGCTGGCCGGGCCGGTGGGGTGCGGGTTGTGCGGCATCGACAGTCTGGATCAGGCCATCCGCGTGCTGCCCGACCTGACCGGCATCGGTCCCATCCTGTCCGAAGCGCAGGTCATGTCCGCGACCGAGGATCTGCGCGGCTGGCAGCCGATGCATGATCTGACGCGGGCCGTCCATGCCACGGGTTTCATGCTGCCCGGTCAGGGCATCGTTCTGACGCGCGAGGATGTCGGGCGCCACAATGCACTGGACAAGCTGATCGGGGCGATGAACCGTCAGGGCATCGATGCCGCCCGCGGCGCCTTCGTGCTGACCAGCCGCGTCTCGGTCGAGATGGTGCAGAAATGCGCCATGGCCGGCGCCGGTATCATCATCGCCGTATCGGCCCCCACCGCCCATGCGCTGCGTCTGGCGCAGGGTGCAGGGCTGACTTTGGCCGCTTTTGCGCGGGGGCAGGGCTTTGATCTGTTCTCTCATCCCCAACGCCTGAAACATGAGGTAAGTGATGTCGCCTGA
- a CDS encoding formate dehydrogenase beta subunit produces MKIWVPMDSAAKALGADEVADAVTREAAARGIAVDLIRNGTRGMVWLEPLVEIEQDGRRIGYGPVSADDVPALLDGKLDSLGPVEEIPYFARQTRLTFARCGIIDPLDLDDYQAHGGLAGLRRAIGMTPPEIVAEVTASGLRGRGGAGFPTGIKWKTVMEAEAPQKYIVCNADEGDSGTFADRMIMEGDPFTLIEGMAIAGLGVGATRGYVYLRSEYPDAIRVLKAAILIARERGVLGPDVLGSGRAYDMEVRTGAGAYVCGEETSLLNSLEGKRGVVRAKPPLPALEGFLGRPTVVNNVISLATVPVIFEKGAQHYADFGVGRSRGTATLQIAGNVKRGGLFETAFGMTLGEVVNDVGGGTASGRPVKAVQVGGPLGAYMPVSKFDTPVGYEEFDQNGGLIGHAGLVVFDDSTDMLQMARFAMEFCAVESCGKCTPCRIGAVRGVETIDRIAQGDSGATELLTDLCETMKDGSLCALGGFTPFPVMSALTHFPDDFATYREAAE; encoded by the coding sequence CTGAAAATCTGGGTCCCGATGGACAGCGCCGCAAAGGCGCTTGGCGCCGACGAGGTGGCCGATGCCGTCACCCGCGAGGCCGCGGCGCGTGGCATAGCGGTCGATCTGATCCGCAACGGCACCCGCGGCATGGTCTGGCTGGAACCGCTGGTCGAGATCGAGCAGGACGGGCGGCGCATCGGGTATGGCCCGGTCTCGGCGGATGACGTTCCGGCGCTGCTGGATGGCAAGCTGGACAGCCTCGGCCCGGTCGAGGAGATCCCGTATTTCGCCCGCCAGACGCGGCTGACCTTTGCCCGCTGCGGCATCATCGACCCGCTGGATCTGGACGATTATCAGGCGCATGGCGGGCTGGCCGGTCTGCGCCGCGCCATCGGCATGACCCCGCCAGAGATCGTGGCCGAGGTCACCGCCTCGGGGCTGCGCGGACGCGGCGGCGCGGGTTTTCCCACAGGAATCAAGTGGAAGACGGTGATGGAGGCCGAGGCGCCGCAGAAATACATCGTCTGCAACGCCGATGAGGGCGACAGCGGCACATTCGCCGACCGCATGATCATGGAGGGCGATCCCTTCACGCTGATCGAGGGCATGGCGATCGCCGGTCTGGGTGTCGGCGCGACGCGCGGTTATGTCTATCTGCGGTCGGAATATCCCGATGCGATCCGGGTGCTGAAGGCCGCGATCCTCATTGCCCGCGAACGCGGCGTGCTGGGGCCGGATGTGCTGGGATCGGGCCGCGCCTATGACATGGAGGTCCGGACCGGTGCCGGGGCCTATGTCTGCGGCGAGGAAACCAGCCTGCTGAACAGCCTTGAAGGCAAGCGCGGCGTGGTCCGGGCCAAGCCGCCTCTGCCCGCGCTGGAGGGTTTTCTGGGCCGTCCGACCGTGGTCAACAACGTGATTTCGCTGGCCACCGTGCCGGTGATCTTCGAGAAGGGCGCGCAGCATTACGCCGATTTCGGTGTCGGCCGGTCGCGTGGCACGGCAACCTTGCAGATTGCCGGTAATGTGAAACGGGGCGGGCTGTTCGAGACCGCCTTCGGCATGACGCTGGGAGAGGTCGTGAACGATGTCGGCGGCGGCACCGCCTCGGGCCGTCCGGTCAAGGCGGTGCAGGTGGGTGGCCCCCTGGGCGCCTATATGCCGGTCAGCAAGTTCGACACGCCCGTGGGATACGAGGAATTCGACCAGAATGGCGGGCTGATCGGCCATGCCGGGCTTGTCGTCTTTGACGACAGTACCGATATGTTGCAGATGGCCCGTTTTGCGATGGAGTTCTGCGCCGTCGAGAGCTGCGGCAAATGTACGCCCTGCCGGATCGGTGCCGTGCGCGGGGTCGAAACCATCGACCGTATCGCCCAGGGCGACAGCGGCGCGACCGAGTTGCTGACCGACCTGTGCGAGACGATGAAGGATGGCTCGCTTTGCGCGCTTGGCGGCTTCACGCCGTTTCCGGTCATGTCCGCACTGACCCATTTCCCTGACGATTTCGCCACCTATCGGGAGGCAGCCGAATGA
- the fdhF gene encoding formate dehydrogenase subunit alpha: MKDFIIPQFPPSVDWRDERDMGTPARMGAPVTMTVDGFEITVPEGTSVMRAAAEAGIMVPKLCASDNMEAFGSCRLCVVEIEGRRGTPASCTTPVAEGMVVHTQSDKLRRMRKGVMELYISDHPLDCLTCAANGDCELQDMAGAVGLRDVRYKAPEGGALANHFATREGADINALYVPKDESNPYFTYDPAKCIVCSRCVRACEEVQGTFALTIEGRGFDSRVSAGAAGDDFLTSDCVSCGACVQACPTATLQEKSVIELGTPERSIITTCAYCGVGCSFKAELNGDELVRMVPYKHGKANRGHSCIKGRFAYGYASHKERILKPMIRESIDQPWREVEWDEALAFTADRLRGIQQKYGRNSVGVITSSRCTNEESYLVQKLTRAVFMNNNTDTCARVCHSPTGYGLGQAFGTSAGTQDFDSVAQADVIMIIGANPTDAHPVFASHMKKRVRQGAKVIVVDPRRIDMVRSAHIEAAHHLPLKPGTNVAVVTAMAHVIVTEGLVDEAFIRERCDWDEYLHYAEFASQPRHSPEATEMLTGIPAADLRAAARLYATGGNGAIYYGLGVTEHSQGSTTVMGIANLAMLTGNIGREGVGVNPLRGQNNVQGSCDMGSFPHELPGYRHVKLPEVREIYEKAWGVEIDPEPGLRIPNMLDAAVAGTFKGLYCQGEDILQSDPDTHHVAAGLAAMECVIVHDLFLNETANYAHVFLPGSSFLEKDGTFTNAERRINRVRKVMAPKNGYEDWEVTQLLANALGANWTYTHPQQIMEEIAATTPSFAGVSYEVLEEVGSVQWPCNEDAPEGTPTMHVDHFVSGKGRLIVTEYVATDERSGPRFPLLLTTGRILSQYNVGAQTRRTANSMWHEEDVLEIHPHDAEVRGINDGDWVRLASRAGDTTLRAKLTDRVSTGVVYTTFHHPTTQANVVTTDFSDWATNCPEFKVTAVQVSPSNGPSEWQERYSEHAERSRRILPAAE; this comes from the coding sequence ATGAAAGACTTCATCATCCCCCAATTCCCGCCCAGTGTTGACTGGCGCGACGAACGCGACATGGGCACCCCCGCCCGCATGGGCGCGCCGGTCACCATGACCGTGGACGGGTTCGAGATCACCGTGCCCGAGGGCACATCCGTCATGCGCGCCGCCGCCGAGGCCGGGATCATGGTCCCGAAACTCTGCGCCAGCGACAATATGGAGGCGTTCGGTTCCTGCCGCCTGTGCGTGGTGGAAATCGAGGGCCGTCGCGGCACGCCGGCCTCGTGCACGACGCCGGTGGCCGAGGGCATGGTCGTCCACACCCAGTCCGACAAGCTGCGCCGGATGCGCAAGGGCGTGATGGAGCTGTATATCAGCGACCACCCGCTGGACTGCCTGACCTGCGCCGCCAATGGCGATTGCGAATTGCAGGACATGGCGGGCGCGGTGGGTCTGCGCGATGTGCGCTACAAGGCGCCCGAAGGCGGGGCGCTGGCAAACCACTTTGCCACCCGCGAGGGCGCCGATATCAATGCGCTCTATGTCCCCAAGGACGAAAGCAACCCCTATTTCACCTATGACCCGGCGAAATGTATCGTCTGTTCGCGCTGCGTGCGCGCTTGCGAAGAGGTTCAGGGCACCTTCGCGCTGACCATCGAGGGCCGCGGTTTCGACAGCCGCGTCAGCGCCGGTGCGGCGGGCGATGACTTCCTGACCTCGGATTGCGTCAGCTGCGGCGCCTGCGTGCAGGCCTGTCCGACCGCGACCTTGCAGGAAAAATCGGTGATCGAACTGGGCACGCCGGAACGCTCGATCATCACGACATGCGCCTATTGCGGCGTGGGTTGCAGCTTCAAGGCCGAGCTGAACGGCGACGAACTGGTGCGCATGGTGCCTTACAAGCACGGCAAGGCGAACCGGGGCCACAGCTGCATCAAGGGCCGTTTTGCCTATGGCTATGCCAGCCACAAGGAACGCATCCTGAAGCCGATGATCCGCGAGAGCATCGACCAGCCGTGGCGCGAGGTCGAGTGGGACGAGGCGCTGGCCTTCACCGCCGACAGGCTACGCGGCATCCAGCAGAAATATGGCCGCAACTCGGTCGGTGTCATCACCTCGTCGCGCTGCACCAATGAGGAATCCTATCTGGTGCAGAAGCTGACGCGGGCGGTGTTCATGAACAACAACACCGATACCTGCGCACGGGTCTGCCATTCGCCCACGGGTTACGGGCTGGGTCAGGCCTTCGGCACCTCGGCCGGGACGCAGGATTTCGACAGCGTCGCGCAGGCCGATGTCATCATGATCATCGGCGCGAACCCGACCGACGCGCATCCGGTCTTTGCCAGCCACATGAAAAAGCGGGTGCGGCAGGGGGCCAAGGTGATCGTGGTCGATCCGCGCCGCATCGACATGGTGCGCTCGGCCCATATCGAGGCCGCCCATCACCTGCCGCTGAAACCCGGCACCAACGTTGCGGTGGTCACCGCCATGGCACATGTGATCGTGACCGAAGGGCTGGTGGACGAGGCGTTCATCCGCGAACGCTGCGACTGGGACGAATATCTGCACTATGCCGAATTCGCCAGCCAGCCGCGCCACAGCCCCGAAGCGACCGAGATGCTGACCGGCATTCCCGCCGCCGATCTGCGCGCTGCCGCGCGGCTCTATGCGACGGGCGGCAATGGCGCGATCTATTACGGGCTGGGCGTGACCGAACACAGTCAGGGTTCGACCACCGTGATGGGGATCGCGAACCTTGCGATGCTGACCGGCAATATCGGGCGCGAGGGCGTGGGCGTGAACCCGCTGCGCGGCCAGAACAACGTGCAGGGTTCCTGCGACATGGGGTCCTTCCCGCATGAACTGCCGGGTTACCGCCATGTGAAACTGCCCGAAGTACGCGAGATCTATGAGAAGGCATGGGGCGTCGAGATCGACCCCGAACCGGGCCTGCGCATCCCCAATATGCTGGATGCGGCGGTCGCGGGCACCTTCAAGGGTCTGTACTGTCAGGGCGAGGATATCCTGCAATCGGATCCCGACACCCATCACGTCGCGGCCGGTCTGGCGGCAATGGAATGCGTCATCGTCCATGACCTGTTCCTGAACGAGACGGCGAACTATGCCCATGTATTCCTGCCGGGCTCCAGCTTCCTTGAAAAGGACGGCACCTTCACCAATGCCGAGCGCCGCATCAACCGCGTGCGCAAGGTGATGGCGCCGAAGAACGGCTATGAGGACTGGGAAGTGACCCAGCTTCTGGCCAATGCGTTGGGGGCGAACTGGACCTATACCCATCCCCAGCAGATCATGGAGGAAATCGCCGCGACCACGCCCAGCTTCGCCGGTGTCAGCTATGAGGTGCTGGAAGAGGTCGGCTCGGTCCAGTGGCCCTGCAACGAGGACGCGCCCGAGGGCACGCCGACGATGCATGTGGATCATTTCGTGTCGGGCAAGGGGCGGCTGATCGTCACCGAATATGTCGCCACCGACGAACGGTCCGGCCCGCGCTTCCCGCTGCTGCTGACCACCGGGCGGATCCTGTCGCAATACAACGTCGGCGCGCAGACCCGGCGCACCGCGAACAGCATGTGGCATGAAGAGGACGTGCTGGAGATCCATCCCCACGACGCCGAGGTTCGCGGCATCAATGATGGCGACTGGGTGCGGCTGGCCTCTCGTGCAGGGGACACCACGCTGCGGGCGAAACTGACCGACCGGGTCTCGACCGGGGTGGTCTATACGACCTTCCACCACCCGACGACTCAGGCTAATGTCGTCACCACCGATTTCTCGGACTGGGCGACGAACTGCCCTGAATTCAAGGTGACGGCGGTGCAGGTCAGCCCCTCGAACGGGCCTTCCGAATGGCAGGAGCGTTACAGCGAACATGCCGAAAGGTCCCGCCGGATCCTGCCAGCAGCGGAGTGA
- a CDS encoding formate dehydrogenase subunit gamma: protein MLTNMPAPSEEEIREIVAGFTALEGPLLPMLHALQDSYGHIPAAAVPVLAELLNLSRAEIHGVVSFYHDFRDHSAGRHVLKICRAEACQSMGANALAAETLRKLGINWHGTTPDGRVTVEPVYCLGMCACAPAAMLDDKVVGRVDDARMDRLLQEVGA from the coding sequence ATGCTTACCAACATGCCAGCCCCGTCCGAGGAGGAGATTCGCGAGATCGTCGCCGGATTTACCGCGCTCGAGGGGCCGCTTTTGCCCATGCTGCACGCGTTGCAGGACAGTTATGGGCATATTCCAGCCGCCGCCGTTCCGGTTCTTGCAGAATTGCTGAACCTGTCGCGGGCGGAAATTCACGGAGTTGTCAGCTTCTATCACGATTTCCGTGACCATTCCGCAGGGCGCCATGTCCTGAAGATCTGCCGGGCCGAGGCCTGTCAGTCGATGGGGGCGAATGCGCTGGCCGCCGAGACCCTGCGCAAGCTGGGCATCAACTGGCATGGCACCACGCCCGACGGGCGCGTTACGGTGGAACCCGTCTATTGTCTGGGCATGTGCGCCTGCGCACCTGCCGCGATGCTGGATGACAAGGTCGTCGGCCGCGTCGATGACGCGCGCATGGACCGCCTGCTGCAAGAGGTGGGCGCATGA